One window from the genome of Musa acuminata AAA Group cultivar baxijiao chromosome BXJ1-4, Cavendish_Baxijiao_AAA, whole genome shotgun sequence encodes:
- the LOC135672479 gene encoding heavy metal-associated isoprenylated plant protein 4-like — MVEKKTEEVIVAEYKVHIHCGECARAVEKHIIRNAGVQKVDINVSSGKVIVKGSNFDVKQVQERVERKTRKKVELISPKPKPKEVKPPEKKEEKKEVIKTTVIKVHLHCANCENDLKLMLLKHKEIHKVETNRAAQTCTIVGTIKEEELIKHIRKKARKHAEIVPQKVEKKVEEKKIKLEVKDGKEELTVEKKEELKTKDVVVPYFIHCTHAPQWFSDEDPNACSVM; from the exons ATGGTTGAGAAGAAAACCGAAGAAGTGATTGTTGCAGAATACAAAGTCCATATCCATTGCGGAGAATGCGCGCGTGCCGTCGAGAAGCACATCATTCGGAACGCAG GAGTACAAAAGGTGGATATAAATGTGTCCAGCGGAAAAGTCATTGTAAAAGGCAGCAACTTCGACGTAAAACAGGTTCAAGAACGAGTTGAGAGGAAGACCAGAAAGAAGGTTGAGTTGATATCCCCCAAGCCCAAGCCGAAAGAAGTAAAGCCACCagaaaagaaggaagagaagaaagaa GTTATAAAGACGACAGTCATCAAAGTTCACCTGCACTGCGCGAATTGTGAAAATGACCTGAAGTTGATGTTGCTTAAACACAAAG AGATTCACAAGGTTGAAACCAACCGAGCAGCGCAGACTTGCACCATTGTCGGCACGATAAAGGAAGAAGAACTGATCAAACACATTCGCAAGAAAGCACGCAAACACGCGGAGATTGTACCGCAAAAAGTCGAGAAAAAGGTGGAGGAGAAGAAGATTAAGCTTGAAGTGAAAGATGGCAAAGAAGAGTTGACAGTCGAAAAGAAAGAGGAGCTGAAGACGAAAGATGTAGTTGTTCCCTACTTCATCCACTGTACACATGCACCTCAGTGGTTTTCCGATGAGGATCCAAATGCTTGTTCTGTGATGTAG